One Arachis hypogaea cultivar Tifrunner chromosome 18, arahy.Tifrunner.gnm2.J5K5, whole genome shotgun sequence genomic window, TAAAGGGGGTATGAGATGGGGAAAAATAGACAAATATTGAATTCTCATAGATCTCATGCTAGATGACATTTATTTTTTCTGCATTAATGCATTGTTTTGATAAAAGTTCTTTggcatttttgaaaatttcagaaACTTGGAAATTTGGgacagtatataataataataataatttgacgCTTTGTGTCTTTTTCTTATGGTAGAACTGTAAGGAGAGGATAGTTAAAAGTAACTAGTCATGGATAAATCTGAGCAGactcagcagcagcagcagcaacaacaacaacaacaacagcatgTGATAGGTGTTGCAGCAAGTGCTAGCCAAATGGCTTATTCTTCTCACTACCCGACTGCTCCTATGATGGCATCTGGTACACCTGCTGTAGTTGTGCCTTCACCAACGCAGTCTCCAACCGCTTTTTCCAATTCCCCTCACCAACTTGCATACCAGCAAGCGCAACACTTCCATCACCAGCAACAgcagcaacagcagcagcagcttCAACTATTCTGGGCAAACCAAATGCAAGAAATTGAGCAAACAATTGACTTTAAGAACCACAGCCTCCCCCTTGCTCGCATTAAAAAGATCATGAAAGCCGATGAAGATGTCCGGATGATTTCAGCAGAAGCCCCAGTAATATTTGCAAAAGCATGTGAAATGTTCATTCTGGAGTTGACTTTGCGATCTTGGATCCACACCGAAGAGAACAAGAGGAGAACTCTGCAAAAGAATGATATAGCAGCTGCTATTTCGAGAAATGATGTTTTTGATTTCTTGGTTGATATCATTCCAAGAGATGAGTTGAAAGAGGAGGGACTCGGAATAGCAAAGGCTACTATTCCAATAGTGGGTTCTCCGGCTGATATGCCATATTATTATGTCTCTCCGCAGCACCCTGTAGGGCCTCCAGGGATGATAATGGGAAAGCCAGTTGATCAAGCAGCACTGTATTCTACACAGCAGCCTCGAGCTCCAATGGCGTTCATGCCATGGCCGCAGGCGCCCTCGCAACAGCAGCCACCCCAACAGGAACAAACAGACTCTTGAACATCGATATGACTATGGGCAATTCAATTAGGTTGGAAAGTAGGATGCATGTTTTGTTATTAGCAAATTAACTGAATGCCCCTTGGTAAGCCGTAGTTTAGTTTTCAATGCATTGAAAAATTGCCAAAGATTGATTGTTGGTTCTTGCACTTATCTGTGGTTGTATGAGCTCATACTTTGAGTTATCTCTATTGCTGTGTTTACTTTCATGTATTGTTTTCTGGTAGTTATATTAGTTTGCAGTTTCGCATAAAGCTTAGCTACTTATGAAGCTTGAAATTGTTAAACAGGTTCTTATTCTTATGTTGCGAATGGCAAGGTTGAATTCGGtactctattaataattttttggttCACCTGTGTATTTGATATTGCTGAGACTTGAGAGCTAAAATAAACTCAAATCCTCTCTTGAAAACTTTAATAAGATTTCTTTGGTGATTTTACTGCTTTTTATGGGGTTAGTTTTTAAGAAAGTTAAAATGGGGACCCATTAAAATGATAAGAAGACAGTTTGTTATATTCACAGTTTGTTTTATTTTCACCCAGTTCAATTAAGAACTATGTTTAAGACAGAAAATATACTTCGCTCCTAGGGgaacaatgaaaattttgaacaacataacaaccaccaatcaaatgaaaatacactacactctcatttaatgctactaattaaatttattcttttaaccctattaattcatattgtttacacattgttcaaaaatcttattggttacctatactttttcataaatcTAAATCATCAAATCTAAATCATAGTTCTTAATTGAACAATAACAATAAGATACATGTTGTAGCAGACAAATCCCATTCATGAATAATTGAACAAACTACAAATTTATttattgcatcattcttcttgcATGCACAACGGCTACTGACTATATCCGATATTATCACATCAGATTTAACCTTCTAATAACAACGAAAAATGAACAAGTACCTAAAATTGAAGAATCTAAAGGCATTTAAAGCCATGAATAATGAATAAATCCTGTTATCCAATTCCACAAAACACATGTTCAATCGATCAACGAATTGACCGAATCAGACAATGATCGAAAATCTCAATCTTGCTCAACACCGTTGAAGGCCCACTCGTTTTCGTTGCGTAACTTCTCTTCTTCCTCGGGAGTGTAATCATTCTCGATCCCGAAGAAATTCCTCACGAACTCAACGCTCTTGTTCTGGATGACATCCGCAACGGTTTGGTTGAGAAATTCGAGGAGATCCTTCACGTTGAGGTAGTTAGCGGCGAGGATCAGAGCCTTGAGTTCCTCGTTGCTCATCGATTTCGCGAACTCCGCGTCGTAGCGCGCCATTTCCTCGTCGGCTTTTTCGATACTGGAGCGGAAGCGGTGGTGGTTGTTGAGGTAGTCGAGGATTCTTGAGAGCTCGCGGGTGAAGACGTTGGGGAGTGGGATGGGGCTGGTGACGTCGTCGTCGGAATCGTCAATGAAGGCTTGGACCGTCTTGAGATCCTTCGCTATCGAGGATTTTACGTCGAAGAGGGTGCCTTCGACGGTCTTTAGGGTTATCATCCTCTCGGTGTCTGATATTCCAGACATTTTTGCAGAGAGCTAAAGAAAACAGaaggaaggaaagaaagaaagatagcaaccaagaaagaaagagaaagcgaACGAACGAATGAATGGGACTCGGCCCCTCGGGAGATGGTTTGCTTTTATAGGGAAAGAATGGACGGGCCACAGcggaaagaataagaaagcacGAGTAAGGGATAACGAATGAATAAATGGGACTGGGCGTTGACTTCTTTTTATTAATAACTGAAATAAATAACCACGGACTATAcgtcaattaaaatttaaaagtactaACGAaattgtcacaaaaaaaaaaagtactaacgaaattaaaatattatttaaattaaattttaatttaatttttaatattttaaatattttatttttgtcctcAAAAATGGTAAACAAATTTAATATAGTCCTGTCATTAAATttgatattaataataaataaaattggaGACAATTCTAAATATAATGTTGTTAGGAGAGTAGGtatcttattattatttgaaatttttttaaatggtacataataataatatttattgtcCTCGTTAAatgattaaatttgattttacaataattttttattcaaattttaatactTAACATTCAATTTAGGAATTTCATGTTAAATATTTATTAGagtaatcaatttttaaatttaaataagattggtgtttttctttttaaattgactctaaaaatattatttgtctttttttagaattagctttagttttttttataacaattacattaattaaaagaacatttctggttatgaatatcaataagaggcaacttctaattatattgggaagtgaatttttaaataattatttagttttATATGTAAAGAGAGAAATTTCAATTGAACTATCAAAGAAAAtgttacttaatttttttaaaatataaaacctaaagaaatagaattttaaatgatatgttattatttaaattattattttattgttttaatttgtaaattagatattttaaagatTAATCGCATTTTatcataacaaaatataattataacaataattatgctacatgtttataaaaaataattacttgtataaaatacatatttaaatataaaatatatattaaaaaaagtgaaatattgtatgtatttatacataaatacataataaataataaataatttaatagttgattttttatatacataatatttttattataaatattattgttaTGATATATAAGTTTTGCtccaccaaaaaaaatataaaatttgttcCTACTGTTAAAGTTTTTTGAATCCAAAATCACTAAATAAATAAGTGACATGAATATTAATAACATTATTAATTAAGTCATATTTTCTTTCATatgttagaaaaatataataaaaatcttcttgtaattttttttctcaatttttttgtacGAAACTTTAAATCCTAACAACCAATCATCAATgctttaaaatcaaaagaaaaacttTTATATTAGTAATCGTTGGTGGATTATTTTTACTCATATACTAAAATCGAATGATACTGACTCTTTGATATGTAAATTGTTTGAGTCAAATTTAATGGTGGAACAATATTAAACCCACTTAAAACTTTTTTGATAGTGAAATAAGACGTTTAAAACGTTACGGAATAAATTAGGATTCGACCCAaatgttaaaaacaaaaataatactttatcctaataaaaaaattattatttttttttaaatttagaaataaaaaaatcgaTGTACCTTTTTAATGAATATATTATCATGCAAACCTTTTTAATGAACTTGTTTTTATCAGAACCTAAATTGATTAAGACCTCTATTAACTACACCAAGTATCACAAAATCAGTTGGAAATATGAATTCTCCAACCTTTATTAACAAGTTTTCTACCACTCCATTGGAAATCTTGAGGGATCGAACAACCAGTTGTAATGACATCCTTATTGGTTTAACATTCTCAATGagcattttttttaacataaaaagaggcatcaaattgatgcttACACTTAGATCACAAAGTGCTCTTTCTATAAGCATATCACCAATGGTACATGGGATGAGAAAGCTTTCAGAGTCTTTAAGTTTTGGGAGTAGACCTCTTTGGATGATAGGACTACGTTCTTGTGTGAGAATCACtgtctcttttttctttcaaCTTCTCTTCTTTGTAATAAGTTCCTTGAGGAATTTGGCATACAATGGCATTTGTTCCAAGGTTTCAACAAGTGGAATGTTGATttagagttttcgaaaaattttcaaaaacttagaaaattgcttGTCTCTCATTTCCTTGTGCAACCTTTGTGGATAGGAAAGTTTAGGGACATAAGGTTTTGCCACTTCTTTCTCCTAG contains:
- the LOC112772539 gene encoding SKP1-like protein 13; protein product: MSGISDTERMITLKTVEGTLFDVKSSIAKDLKTVQAFIDDSDDDVTSPIPLPNVFTRELSRILDYLNNHHRFRSSIEKADEEMARYDAEFAKSMSNEELKALILAANYLNVKDLLEFLNQTVADVIQNKSVEFVRNFFGIENDYTPEEEEKLRNENEWAFNGVEQD
- the LOC112771488 gene encoding nuclear transcription factor Y subunit C-2, whose product is MDKSEQTQQQQQQQQQQQQHVIGVAASASQMAYSSHYPTAPMMASGTPAVVVPSPTQSPTAFSNSPHQLAYQQAQHFHHQQQQQQQQQLQLFWANQMQEIEQTIDFKNHSLPLARIKKIMKADEDVRMISAEAPVIFAKACEMFILELTLRSWIHTEENKRRTLQKNDIAAAISRNDVFDFLVDIIPRDELKEEGLGIAKATIPIVGSPADMPYYYVSPQHPVGPPGMIMGKPVDQAALYSTQQPRAPMAFMPWPQAPSQQQPPQQEQTDS